A DNA window from Tachysurus vachellii isolate PV-2020 chromosome 20, HZAU_Pvac_v1, whole genome shotgun sequence contains the following coding sequences:
- the st8sia4 gene encoding CMP-N-acetylneuraminate-poly-alpha-2,8-sialyltransferase, which translates to MQMGSVCELRLTRKRWTICTIGLLLIFYKTKERARTNEHQEAQLTSENELSTSRLLANSSEKIFRKNLPGYLQGTQEGWKVNATLVSLIRKDILHFLDAERDVSVIKSNFKPGDTIHYVLDRRRTLNVSHTLYSLLPEVSPLKNKRFKTCAVVGNSGVLLKSGCGKEIDSHDFVIRCNLAPMDEYAEDVGLRSDFTTMNPSVIQRVYGSLLNDTVRERFVQRLRLLNDSVLWIPAFMVKGGEKHVEAVNELILKRKLPVRMAYPSLRLVHAVRGYWLTNKVNIKRPSTGLLMYTMATRFCDEIHLYGFWPFPKDANGNPVKYHYYDMLKYRYFSNASPHRMPLEFKTLKTLHSKGALKLTTSKCRPA; encoded by the exons ATGCAGATGGGTTCCGTGTGCGAATTGCGCCTTACGAGGAAACGCTGGACCATTTGCACCATCGGCCTCCTTCTAATCTTCTACAAGACGAAAGAAAGAGCAAGAACTAACGAGCATCAGGAAGCCCAACTCACAAG TGAGAATGAACTGAGTACTTCAAGACTACTGGCCAACAGCAGCGAGAAAATCTTTCGGAAGAACCTTCCGGGATATTTGCAGGGCACGCAAGAGGGGTGGAAGGTCAATGCTACTCTGGTTAGCCTAATAAG GAAGGACATTCTCCACTTCTTGGATGCAGAGAGGGACGTATCCGTGATCAAGAGCAACTTTAAACCTGGTGACACCATCCACTACGTTCTGGACAGACGCAGGACGCTGAacgtctcacacactctgtacagcCTGCTTCCTGAGGTCTCGCCTCTCAAGAACAAAAGGTTCAAGACATGCGCTGTGGTGGGCAACTCAGGCGTGCTCCTCAAGAGCGGATGTGGGAAGGAGATAGACAGCCATGATTTTGTTATACG ATGTAACCTCGCTCCCATGGATGAATACGCCGAGGATGTGGGCTTAAGGTCAGACTTCACCACCATGAACCCGTCTGTGATTCAGCGCGTGTACGGCAGCCTGCTGAACGATACGGTGCGTGAGCGCTTCGTGCAGCGTTTAAGGCTGTTGAATGACAGCGTCCTGTGGATTCCAGCCTTCATGGTGAAAGGAGGAGAGAAGCACGTGGAGGCCGTCAACGAGCTCATCCTCAAGAGAAAGCTTCCGGTGCGCATGGCCTACCCATCCCTCCGCCTGGTCCATGCTGTCAGAGG gtACTGGCTCACAAACAAGGTCAATATCAAGCGTCCCAGCACTGGATTGCTGATGTACACCATGGCCACTCGTTTCTGCGACGAAATCCACTTGTACGGATTTTGGCCATTCCCAAAAGACGCCAATGGAAATCCAGTGAAGTATCATTACTACGACATGCTCAAGTACCGATATTTCTCCAACGCAAGTCCTCACCGGATGCCACTTGAGTTCAAGACGTTAAAAACGTTACACAGTAAAGGGGCACTAAAGCTGACGACATCAAAATGTAGACCAGCCTGA